A genome region from Bombus terrestris chromosome 10, iyBomTerr1.2, whole genome shotgun sequence includes the following:
- the LOC100643292 gene encoding galactosylgalactosylxylosylprotein 3-beta-glucuronosyltransferase I isoform X1, producing the protein MTESVFLTDEFGTKFNMWGRFRYKGLLILFLINVIAFQCFIYYQESYKWRELRNKLESLMIEQRDLYGLTYSVIKRLEGHGVLSVRKQEPAEKPMIYAITPTFARPVQKAELTRLLQTFLHIPNFHWIVVEDAGKKTKLVARLLEDSGLLYTHLAAVTPPNYKLGRNDPNWKKPRGVEQRNAALQWLRENRRPTDKGIVFFADDDNTYSIKLFHEMEKIQKVGVWPVGLVGGLMVEKPICDNATNKVIGFNAAWKPERPFPLDMAGFAINLRLLLEHKNAAFSYDVQGGYQESEILSEIVSRDELEPLADCCTKVYVWHTRTEPPQLNVEQLLIKKGKRSNVGIEV; encoded by the exons ATGACGGAAAGTGTGTTCCTCACCGACGAATTCGGTACTAAATTTAATATGTGGGGCCGCTTCCGTTATAAAGGCTTACTAATACTATTCCTGATTAATGTGATTGCGTTTCAATGTTTTATAT atTACCAAGAGAGCTATAAATGGCGAGAGTTAAGGAATAAGTTGGAATCATTAATGATCGAGCAACGAGACCTGTATGGGTTGACGTATAGCGTAATTAAGAGGCTAGAGGGGCATGGCGTGTTAAGCGTAAGGAAACAGGAACCTGCCGAGAAGCCTATGATTTATGCCATTACCCCTACGTTCGCCAGGCCTGTGCAAAAGGCAGAGCTGACCCGGTTGTTGCAAACGTTTCTTCATATACCCAACTTCCACTGGATTGTCGTGGAAGACGCGGGGAAAAAGACCAAACTCGTTGCTCGACTTTTAGAAGATAGTGGTTTACTTTATACCCATTTGGCTGCGGTAACCCCGCCGAATTATAAGTTAGGGCGAAATGACCCGAATTGGAAGAAGCCACGTGGCGTCGAACAACGAAATGCAGCGTTACAGTGGCTTCGGGAAAATCGCAGGCCAACCGACAAAGGCATAGTATTTTTTGCTGACGACGACAATACGTATTCGATTAAATTATTTCACGAG ATGGAGAAGATACAGAAGGTCGGTGTGTGGCCTGTTGGTCTAGTCGGTGGTTTGATGGTGGAGAAACCAATATGTGATAACGCTACTAATAAAGTAATCGGTTTCAATGCTGCGTGGAAGCCAGAGCGACCATTTCCATTAGATATGGCGGGTTTTGCCATCAACTTGCGACTTTTATTAGAACATAAAAATGCCGCTTTTTCGTACGACGTTCAGGGTGGTTATCAGGAGAGTGAGATATTGTCAGAAATTGTCAGTAGAGATGAACTAGAACCGTTAGCAGATTGTTGCACAAAG GTGTACGTATGGCACACACGAACAGAGCCACCACAGTTAAACGTGGAACAACTATTGATAAAGAAAGGTAAACGTTCAAATGTAGGTATTGAAGTGTGA
- the LOC100643292 gene encoding galactosylgalactosylxylosylprotein 3-beta-glucuronosyltransferase I isoform X2 translates to MFYIFYACCPRYSSKLHVEHYQESYKWRELRNKLESLMIEQRDLYGLTYSVIKRLEGHGVLSVRKQEPAEKPMIYAITPTFARPVQKAELTRLLQTFLHIPNFHWIVVEDAGKKTKLVARLLEDSGLLYTHLAAVTPPNYKLGRNDPNWKKPRGVEQRNAALQWLRENRRPTDKGIVFFADDDNTYSIKLFHEMEKIQKVGVWPVGLVGGLMVEKPICDNATNKVIGFNAAWKPERPFPLDMAGFAINLRLLLEHKNAAFSYDVQGGYQESEILSEIVSRDELEPLADCCTKVYVWHTRTEPPQLNVEQLLIKKGKRSNVGIEV, encoded by the exons ATGTTTTATAT TTTCTACGCATGCTGCCCGCGATATTCAAGTAAACTTCATGTAGAAC atTACCAAGAGAGCTATAAATGGCGAGAGTTAAGGAATAAGTTGGAATCATTAATGATCGAGCAACGAGACCTGTATGGGTTGACGTATAGCGTAATTAAGAGGCTAGAGGGGCATGGCGTGTTAAGCGTAAGGAAACAGGAACCTGCCGAGAAGCCTATGATTTATGCCATTACCCCTACGTTCGCCAGGCCTGTGCAAAAGGCAGAGCTGACCCGGTTGTTGCAAACGTTTCTTCATATACCCAACTTCCACTGGATTGTCGTGGAAGACGCGGGGAAAAAGACCAAACTCGTTGCTCGACTTTTAGAAGATAGTGGTTTACTTTATACCCATTTGGCTGCGGTAACCCCGCCGAATTATAAGTTAGGGCGAAATGACCCGAATTGGAAGAAGCCACGTGGCGTCGAACAACGAAATGCAGCGTTACAGTGGCTTCGGGAAAATCGCAGGCCAACCGACAAAGGCATAGTATTTTTTGCTGACGACGACAATACGTATTCGATTAAATTATTTCACGAG ATGGAGAAGATACAGAAGGTCGGTGTGTGGCCTGTTGGTCTAGTCGGTGGTTTGATGGTGGAGAAACCAATATGTGATAACGCTACTAATAAAGTAATCGGTTTCAATGCTGCGTGGAAGCCAGAGCGACCATTTCCATTAGATATGGCGGGTTTTGCCATCAACTTGCGACTTTTATTAGAACATAAAAATGCCGCTTTTTCGTACGACGTTCAGGGTGGTTATCAGGAGAGTGAGATATTGTCAGAAATTGTCAGTAGAGATGAACTAGAACCGTTAGCAGATTGTTGCACAAAG GTGTACGTATGGCACACACGAACAGAGCCACCACAGTTAAACGTGGAACAACTATTGATAAAGAAAGGTAAACGTTCAAATGTAGGTATTGAAGTGTGA